ACAAGGCGGGCCGGCCGACGTTTTGCGGGCGGATATCCTCAGCCGCCTTTACCGCGTTGATGTCGAACTGCTTTACGACAGCCGGGGCGCTCCGGTTATCCGGCCGATGCGGAAGGCCGTCTGAAAAGCCTTTACGCCAACCGGATTCTGAATTGCCCCGACAAACATCCCGAAAACATCCCGAAAGGATTCACCATGAAAAAATACCTCTTTCTCTTACTCTTTGCCGCCGGCAGCGCATTTGCCGCCAATCATGAAGTCAAGATGCTGGATAACGGCGCAGACGGCAGCATGGTGTTCGAGCCGGGCTTCTTAAAAGTACAGCCCGGCGATACCGTAACCTTCAAACCCACCAATAAAGGACATTGGGTGCAAAGCAAAGCCCTTCCCAAAGGAGCGAAAGAATTTTTATCCGCCGAGGATAAAGAATTTACCGTCAAACTTGATAAAGAAGGCGTATATGTCTATACCTGCCCGCCCCACCGCACCATGAACATGAACGGCATCATCCAAGTGGGCA
Above is a genomic segment from Neisseria weaveri containing:
- a CDS encoding pseudoazurin, translating into MKKYLFLLLFAAGSAFAANHEVKMLDNGADGSMVFEPGFLKVQPGDTVTFKPTNKGHWVQSKALPKGAKEFLSAEDKEFTVKLDKEGVYVYTCPPHRTMNMNGIIQVGKAANKAEAQAMVDEMERRSMQNKGRLKKYMQQVK